TCTGTACACTAAGGATATGAGGGTGGTACAGAAATTGTGTTTCATTttgtagaatttactgtgcagaaggaggccattcggcccatcgagtctgcaccagtccttggaaagagtaccccatagATACCCCAAGAGTAACTCCACccaatcattttggacactaagggcaatttatcacggccaatccacctaacctgcatatctctggactgtgggaggaaaccggagcacccggaggaaacccacgcacacacggggagaacgtgcagactccgcagacagtgacccaagccgggaatcgaacctgggaccccagagctgtgaagcaactatgctaaccactgtactaccgtgctgccctcgtttcGGCTAAGTTTGAGGATGATGTGACCTACGGAATGCAGAgacaggctcaaggggcagaatggTCTCATCTAGCTCCTAATTCTTCTCTTATCTTCATAGAATCTCCTTCACGCTCCAGCTCGTACTGAGTTTGGGCGCAAACATACTCCAGGTTTTCATTCTCCCTTTCTTATCAAACAGCTCGTGCTGAGCCACGATAAATTAACCGCAGAGTCATTTTTCTGTCTCTTTCGGGCTAGTTGGACACGCTGTCACAGACGGAGCAAGCCTCAATCCTTCAAAATGATATGCGGCCAGCGATCAGGGCAACGCAGGGGAACCAGCTGCAACTCCGATTCGCCACCAAAGGTGAGTGGGATCCAGTTCCCCACCAGCCGCCACAGTACAGGACCACCAGATTAGAAGGCTGTTTGACTGTGGTAGGCATCAGTCTCCCCAATCCTCTCCTGGTTTAATGTTGTCTCTGTGAGCCCTGCTGGTTCACCTGAGGGAGGGGGACGAGTGGTTGTGGAGGGCCAATGGGACAAGGTCAGCTTTGTTCAACCTGTTCCTGTGGGGGCACATTTCCATTTTTCTCACCTAAGGGGCCAATGCGAAATTTTGGAAATATAAAGTTTGGTTCAGCATTAAACAtgactttttttttaaagctgACGTATGTAAAGAATCAACTTGCTGAGTAAAGAAAAATTAAacaatcaattttttaaaaaaaagagaaataaaCAGGACTCAGAGTGTGAAAGGGTGAGAGTGTGTCCAGCTCACTCCCAGTCTCGGTACACACTCGCCCTCGCACAcactgtcacccccacacacaccctcaggcGCGGACCCGCAGGTGGCCCTCCCCATCTCTAATCCCGCCCCCTGCCCGTACTCACTGCTGTAATCAACATTTGGATTGGTGGGGACAGGAAACATCAGGCCTGTCAGCTCTCTGGATTGGATATTTGCAGTCATGGTGATGGCAGTGATCTCTGTGGAGGGTGTTAATCGCTGCAGTTTCTCCGAGTCACATTGGATCACGTGGTTATAGTCAATCCACCTACTGTGTGGCTCAGCGACAGTGTAAAAACcacccatcctcactcacacactccctctctccacccaccccctcctacatatgaaataggagcaggaggtggccattcggcccctcgagcctgctctgcaattcagtaagatcatggctgatctatttgtgCTGAGTTTCTTTTCCTCCGAGcattccccataacctttgactccgtTGCCAATCAATAATCTTTCTACCTCTGCTTCAGAAGTATTCAGTGGTCCCGCCTCCTTCTgaggagcgagttccaaactcgaTGAGAaaccatttctcctcatctcagtcctcaaagGGTgtctcctaattttaaaacagctTCCCCACCAGTTCTGGACGCTCCcacaggaaacatcctttccacgtccaccttgtcgagaccattcaggatcttattaaCTTCAGTCAAGTCACcccccactcttctaaactccagtggaacatGTGCGCCCACTGAGGGAAGCACCAAGAGCCGAGGGGAAGGCTGGAGGGCGGGTTAGCGGAGGCCCTGCGCACTTtgccgtctctctgtctctttcctctcCCAAAATCCTTTGCTTTTAAAAAGCGCGGTgaatgctgtgagctgcaggactaTGCGCcgggtgcaggaagatgggattagaaagcaCACCTGGGtgccctcaggctggcatggacacggtgggccgaaaggcctccttccggACTTtaacgtttctatggttctatttcCTTCTCGAAAGAACATTTGACAACAATCAACAACGATTTCATAATTATCATTAGACTTAATTGCAAAGCCTGTCAGCAGCACGTGCGGGAGAGCAGCGGCCTGTGATTAGACGATCAGCGCCTTGCAGAATCTTCAACTTTGCTTTCCTGTCTAACACCCTTTTTGCACATTGTCTCCGGAGGGGGAAGGAAAGGAGggatgggaggaaggggggggtaggaggaaggagggtgagggagggggtgggggaggaatgggggtgggggcataGGAGGGAGGTGAACGGGGTGTGGGACGGGgcaagggaagggatggggggagggtgtgaaggaaggggatgggggggggagagaggcgagtgagaaggtggggatgagggaggtgggggaaggggaggagatgggtgagagggtggggaggaggaagggtgtgggtgtgggggaggaaaggggcaaggtgggggatgagggggggaaggagcgtggtgggtgagggagtggagaggaggagggggtgggaggaggagggggtgggtgaggggggggaaggggaggaggtgggtgaaggggaggaggtgggggaaggggaggaggtgggggatgaggggaggtgggggtggggtatgaggagaggtgggggaaggggaggaggtggTTGAGGGGGTCGCGGCGATTTGACACCCTGGGGGGGTGCGGTGCAGAACCTTCAGATACGAGCCCAGTCTGTTGAGGGTGATGTCAGGAATCACTTCCTCACACGtggggtggaaatctggaactctccctTCAAACAAATATTGAAGCTGAGGGTTAGTTACAGCATTCAAGATTGAGATCAATAGATTGTTGAGTGACGTGTTCTGGGATATGTGTTTAACACAGGTTAATGGAGTGGAGATGCAGAGCACCATGACCCAGGGAACCAGGCTCCAGGGGCTGACTGCTCTCCCGTCCTATGGAGCCCAGCAAACTGAATTCAGTCGATAATTCCGCCCCCTGCCCACAACGAACCCACCCTCGGTCTCTGTGGCCATTTTGCtccctggctggggtgggggtgggcattCCTGTGTATTGTGTAAGTTGCTGAGTTGTCAGAGCTGTACCCCGGGCTGTCAGTGAGCTTGTGCTGTCTTGCAGATGATCGGAAGGAATTAGGAGCCGCCAGGCGGAGTCAGTATTATATGAAATATGGAAATCCGAATTACGGTGGTATGAAGGGGATCCTGTCAAATTCCTGGTGAGTAACCTGTTTAGGGGCTGGACAGGTGAGTAATGTTTACTGAACACTAGCTCAGAGGGCTGGACAGCTGGTCAGTGATACTGAGCGAGGCCAGCAATGTGGGTTCGATTCCcattccggctgaggttattcatgacgaccccggcttctcaacctcgcccctcgcctgaggtgtggtgaccctcaggttaatcacatccagtcagctctctccctcaaaggggaaaacagcctctggtacctgggactatgacaactttaccTTTACCTCACGGTACATTCACAAGTGTATCGCCGAACCTGTCAGTTGGGTTAATGCACTTTGCTGTACATCAGTCAGAAATAATTATTCTCATAATGGGACCATTTATTGCCCTTTTCTAGCcaccctgaggaggtggtggagcaAGAGACAGTGCAGGCTGCCACCTTGAAGTCTGTTGTCCGTGTGCTCTTATTATTTGTAGTGGTTTTGTTGCATTGGAGTGCCTTGCTGGAGAATTTCACAAAAAACTGGGTAAAGACAGTAAGTTTTCTTCCGTAAAGGGCATTAATGACAACGACAGCTCCTGGGTTGTTGCTGACCTGTCGCACTTTGCCTTTCCACAGGAAGCGACGATATCATGCCCGACGGATCCAGAGAGACGTTATAAAGAAAAAATCTTTCCTGCCTGAAGATGTGGGACTGGAATCGCGTTACAAACACCATCACTCTGGTCTGTCTGCATTCACTCGGCAGGGGTGTGTAGGATtggggtgtgtttgggtgggggtaactgtgcagacagaaacagggttaacatttgAGCTTCTGTTGCAATTGGATGATATTAGTGATGAACACTGTGCAGAGATAGCGGAAAGAAGGCAGGGATAGAATGTGTGAAGGGGAGAAGTGATTAAAGACAAAGGGTGATGTTGATGTCAATCAGAGGTGGAAATGGTTGCCGAATGTCTGAGAAAATGGGAGTGTCAATTAATATGTAAAATTGTTCCGCTCAATGTCCCAGACAGTGGGAAGGGAGGAGGTAAAAGAGTAGCTGTTGGCCTCTCCTGCATTTTCATATGAACCCACCATGGGGAGTGAGGGTAcggatggtgttgggggtgatctGAAGAGTGAGATTTACTATCGTTGCTCACTTGTTGACGGTTTTGCATCATTGATGCCAGGCTGATGGGTTTCATTGTTCACAGGTCTGGGCAATGTTCCTGAGGAGCCgatccaggaggaggaggaggaggaggaggacgatgacGATGACGATGACGACGCAGAGCAGGATATGGAGGCAGATGACCGGGTGGTGGTTGAATATCGCAACGAGAGTCGAACGGGTGGGCACTTTAGCCCCAGGGGTTCTGACTCTGATGAGATGGACTACGATCTGGAGTTGAAGATGATCTCAATGCCATTGCCCAAGAAGAGTCTGAAGATGACTATGTATGCAGACGAAGTGGAGGCCCGGCTGAAGACTATTCGGTGAGTCTTATCCAAAGACCCTCCAAGCTTCCTCACCCTTCCCTGGAGCCAATGGCTCCTTGCTGAGTTCATGGTGGCTGTTggtattttgccaaagtctgcccatTCCAGATGGCGAGAGTTGGCAGGTCCTATGACCAGCTGGGGGGCAATTCACTAACTCCTGACTCTGCCCTCGTCCAGTGCCCACTATGTCCAGTAGGAAATGCTGGGTGGTGAACAGGAGTGAATTAGTATTTTGGGAAGAAAAACAAGGACAGACAATATGAACGAAATAGTCAAATAAAAATACAATACtgcggtgctggaaatctgaaataacagaaaatgctggataaacaaaATGGTATTATTGAGagagggtgcaggaacagagactggagtgggtggggtggagagggtgcaggaacagactggagtgggtggggtggagagggtgcaggaacagagactggagtgggtggggtggagagggtgcaggaacagactggagtgggtggggtggagagggtgcaggaacagactggagtgggtggggtggagagggtgcaggaacagagactggagtgggtggggtggagagggtgcaggaacagactggagtgggtggggtggagagggtgcaggaacagagactgGAGTGGGTGGGGTGGAGAGGCCGCTGCCTTTCAAGGTGACGAGCCATTTTTTTTCCTGGAAAAAAACTAAGTAttctgtttagcaccgggctaaatcgctggctttgaaagcagacccaggcaggccagcagcacggttcaattcccgtaccagcctccccgaacaggcgccggaatgtggcgactaggggcttttcacagtaacttcatttgaagcctacttgtgacaataagcgattttcatttcattcttaacCTTAACAGAGGAGTAGAGTGCAAGAGAAAGTAAACCTTTCAAACAGGAGTCTTAGCTGCAGAGTTTTGTCTAATTCTTGCCAAGGCCTTGGAGAGAGAGCTGAAGCAGATTTATCAGGATTGGAGcaaggataataatctttattagtgtcacaggtaggcttacattaacactgcaatgaagttactgtgaaaatcccctagtcgccacattccgccgcctgttcgggtacacagagggagaattcagaatgtccaattcacctaacagcacgtctttcgggacttgtgggaggaaatcggtgcacccggaggaaacccacgcagacacggggagagcgtgcagactccacacagacagtgacccaagccggaatcgaacccgggtccctggtgctgtgaagcaacagtgctaaccactgtgctaccatgctgccaagtaATGTGGAGAGGCAGGAAAAGCCAGGATTGTTTTGAGGGCAGAGCAGGTTAAGGGAAGAttcaatagaggtgttcaaaatcatgaaaatTATAATAACCAGCATATAAGGAGCAGTTTTCTGGGGGCAGGAGGGTCAGTAAGCAGAGGGACACAGATTGGAGAGAAtcagcaaaagaaccagaggggagatgagaaATGTTTTTCACTTTGCGAGTTGTTGTGATCGGGAAGGTTCTGCCTGACGGGGCGGTGGAAGTCGATTCAATCAcaactttcagaagggaattggatcaATCCTTGGAAAGGAAAAATTTGCTGAGGGAAGAGCTGGGCGGAGTGGGACCAATTGGATTGATCCTTCAAAGCGCTAGCACAGGCATGACTCTCTCTCGATGATGGGCCGAATGCTGTAAGATTCGAAGTCCCCGCGGTTGTGGCAGTAAAAGGAAAATCTGGAATCACGCTGGAACTTGTTGTTTTATCCCGTGTGATATCCCAGCATTTCTGGCTGGTGACAGCCATCGGAATTCTTCAAATCCATTAGGAACAGGAAGGGGGGGTCTATTCAGCCCCCCGAGCTTGTTTCACTTCTATCAGATTctattagatcatggttgatttgtACCTTAACCCCATCTACTGACCATGATTCCATAACTCCTTAACTCCTGTCCAATGAGAATGGGTATCAATTTCAGTCTTGACATTTTCAGCTGGCCCTCAGCACCTACAGCGTTTTGGGGAgtttcaaattctctctctccttAGTGTGAGCAGGTTCTTACTGAAATCACCGCTCAACAGCCTGCCTCCAATTCTAAGGTTCTGGACAccgaccgccccctcccccacccccgagcaAATCATTTCCCTCTATTGACCCTATCAAACCCATTAATCATCTGCAACACCTCTACATGATCAGACCGTAAGCGTCTAAATTCAAGGGAATGCAAGCCTAGTCCTGAGTTTGACCCTTTCTATTGTTCGGTTGAATCCGCACTGCACCCCCTCCCAGGCCAATCCTGAGGGGTGGGGCCCGGAACTGAAGACGGTtactccagatggggtctgacGAGAACATTATAAAAACTGTTGGTGCAAAGTGGTTGCTGAATTTTCCCCCTGACTGCGTATGTTTATTGTCCACCCCTCTCCGTCCTTCTGCTTCCCTAGGAACTCGATGAAGCCGGAAACAAACATGACAATTGTGTCCAGCAGCGTGAGGAACCGGATCGGTGCCAGGCTTTCGACTGAGAAGGTGTCGGATGTGCGGCTCCTCCTGGAGGAGAAACGGCAGCAGGCGGAGAGGCAGCTGCCCACGGGAGCTGGCAGCAGCTCCGTCACTGGTACCAATACTCACCCTCTCCCCTATTAAACCCAGTCTGCTTACAGAAACCATCAACAAACCCCTTCCTTTTGTGGGAGCAACAAATTAAAACAATTTTATCAAAAAATTTCATTGAATGTGGAGGGACTGGAGAAAGTGGGATTGTTCTCCTTTGagcagagagggagattgagaggtggatagttagcgagaccttggtgtccccgtgcatcagtcgctgaaagtaagcgtgcaggtacagcaggcagtaaagaaggcaaatggtatgttggccttcatagtgaggatttgaatataggaatagagatgtttcattgaaattgtacagggcattggtgaggccacacctggagtattgtgggcagttttggtctccttctctgaggaaggatgttgctgTGGagcgagagcagcgaaggtttaccaggctgattcctcggacggcgggactgacgtatgaggagagactaagtgggttaggattatattcattggagtttgtaaGAGTGaaagggggtctcatagaaacgtacaaaattctaacaggattagacagggtagattcggaaagaatgttcccgatggtggaggagtccagaacgagagtcatagtttgaggataaggggtaaacattttaggactgagggtgaggggaaatttcttcacccagagagcggtgaatctgtggaattcgctaccacagaaagtagttgaggccaaaacgttgtgtaatttcaggaagTAATTAGAtcgagctcttggggttaaagggatatggggggaagatgggatcagggtattgaacgcgATGATCAGCCagggtcataatgaatggtggagcagctcgaGGGGCCCAATGATCTctgcctattttctatgtttctattcaaaatcatgaggtgttTTGCTGaataaggagaaattgtttctgGTGGaaatccagtcagtgaccagatttaaGATAAAAGATTTAATTTAATTGGCTGAGGAGCCAGCGGGAAAATCAGAATATTTTTCCACAGCGAGTTGTGATGTAGAATGTGTTGCCTGAAAGGTCACAGAGGCAGCAGGTCCAATAGGAACGTTCAAAAGATAATTGGAGAAATGCATGAAAACATTGTCAAGGCTTTGGTAAAAGAACAGGGGTGAGTGGAATGAATTGTATAGTACAGACacactggctgaatggcctccttgtgtgctgtatgattctatgtgaACAGTAATGCAACCTCCAGTATGTTTGGTGGTGACACTTGCTGCTGGGTGTGGGATACCGGTTGACCTTTGATTGATGGTGTACTTCTCCTGTGTTGGTTCCAGGTGTCAGACAGCGGCTGGGGAAAAGGCCCCACTCTCCACAGGCCAGCAGCATCTCCGTCACCCAGAGAGAGCCCCAGACAGATGTTCACAGCAGGCTGGGCTTCCCCAAACAGGAGAGCAGGAGCTTCACACCTGACAAGAACAAAAGAACGGGTAAATGTTTGGGGGTCGCCACTCTATCCAGCTGCCCCTCGTGGCCATCAGTGAGATGATGCCGGGGAGAGAGGAACGTGTGATCGAGAGTCCGCTGTTGAGCCTCTTGCTGAGGAATATTATGGATGAGCAATGAATGCCGGGCTTGTCAGCAACTTCTGCAACCTGAGATTAATTAATAAAAATCCCAGGACATTACTCAGTGCCGTACAGGGCGGCTTTGCTCTGTGTTCTGGCAACATTTATCACTCTAGTGATGTGCTCATTACtaaattgctgtctgtgggatcctaTCTGCAGATTGGCTGCTCTGTATTCCACATTCCAGTGACTACCGTTTGAAAATATTTCATTGGTTGTGCAGCACTTTGGAACAGGGGCTATAGAAATGTAAATATTTCTTTCCCTACGCAGCATTGAGACCAAGAGCATTTCTGCTGCTTCGCTCAGTAATCTATCAGTGAATCATTATTGAATACATATACATGAAAGCGCAGGAGGTGGTTTTTATTCTGCTGTTTTCTTCCCAACAGGGAGTTTATGGAGTCGCCTTGGCAAACCCCCAGTAAAATGTGAAAAGATGCCAGAGAAGGAGGCAGAAAAGGAGCCTGCCGCAGAGAAggaggaggcagaggcagaggcagaggcagaggcagaggtagtggtgAAAGAGGCAGAGGAGGAGAAGGATGAGGATGATGACACAGAGCTCCAGCGTGCCTGGGGCGCTCTGATCAGAGAGAAGGAGCGCTCACACAAGAAGAGTCGATTAGACAACCTCCCATCACTACAGATTGAAATTAGCCAGGAGAGCTCCACCTCAGACAGTGAATCTTGACCTCTTGAAGCCCTGGCCACGAACTCTGACCCACCATGGAGAGAAATGGCAGCTCCCCAGGGCACACATGGACAATTTGCCAACCGAGCTGAAAGCGGGCACCTGTGTTTGGAACAAACTCGCCCCGACATGTTACCGTTTACCTTCTGACTGAATTAAATTTAACCTTGAAACCGAATTGTCAGCTGAATTTATTTCAGTGATTGTTTGCCTGCAAAAGAATCCTGCtaatccccctctctcccatccctcctcccccagttAGGAGCTTAAAACCAGGAGGAATTGGGGGAGCCAGGACTGGGCGAGAGATATAGCCTGGTGTTCATTATTCTGTTGTGGTTTGTATTTATATTCAAAAAGAAATGTGGACTCCACTCTTCCCAGTGTGGAGTATGCTTTAGTACTCTGCATCATGTTTACTATTCTGCTGTAGCACTACATCACACTTCTCAACCCTTGAGCA
The window above is part of the Scyliorhinus torazame isolate Kashiwa2021f chromosome 12, sScyTor2.1, whole genome shotgun sequence genome. Proteins encoded here:
- the ncbp3 gene encoding nuclear cap-binding protein subunit 3, with product MAAVRGLRVCLEPGAEAQETESGSESEREGEEPMEVEEGEIEPEKLDSISVRRSLKDLLPDTSRRYENKAGTFVTGIDVTSKDAVERKEQRARRFHFRAEENLTQRKVTLDKEILKEAIPKVRLEALHVTGVDEMSTEEIFGYFKEYPPSSIEWIDDSSCNVVWLDDVTAGRAMMNLSIGADGSASSHSEAAVRGKLNSVKQDSSDEQEPAERADDEEEEEGELEKESRAAEEDGCKTTTTDNELDTLSQTEQASILQNDMRPAIRATQGNQLQLRFATKDDRKELGAARRSQYYMKYGNPNYGGMKGILSNSWKRRYHARRIQRDVIKKKSFLPEDVGLESRYKHHHSGLGNVPEEPIQEEEEEEEDDDDDDDDAEQDMEADDRVVVEYRNESRTGGHFSPRGSDSDEMDYDLELKMISMPLPKKSLKMTMYADEVEARLKTIRNSMKPETNMTIVSSSVRNRIGARLSTEKVSDVRLLLEEKRQQAERQLPTGAGSSSVTGVRQRLGKRPHSPQASSISVTQREPQTDVHSRLGFPKQESRSFTPDKNKRTGSLWSRLGKPPVKCEKMPEKEAEKEPAAEKEEAEAEAEAEAEVVVKEAEEEKDEDDDTELQRAWGALIREKERSHKKSRLDNLPSLQIEISQESSTSDSES